Below is a genomic region from Rosa chinensis cultivar Old Blush chromosome 5, RchiOBHm-V2, whole genome shotgun sequence.
TACTTTTCAGGAGCAAAATATACAATATATATTCCAAGGTACTTGCAAGAGGGCATATGAAATCAAGTTATTAGAGGCGGGTGGAACTTCGAGTTGATCTTCTCAGATTACGCGCAGGTAAGGAAGACTGAGAGGAACTAGATTCAACTATATCTCCATCACCAATTCGGCTTGTTCTCAGCTTCTTTCTCTTGGGTTCCACAGGTGGTTGGCTCTGAGTAGCGCAATCTGGCTCATCATCTTCTACAGCTTCTGCTTTTGGTCCTGTATATTGCCATTGAGTACCACAACTTGGACAAACTCTTTCACCCTGAAATTCATCAAGCAGCAGATTGATTAAGCACTAGAGCTCTTTTGTTCTTTACTACCAAATAAGTCAATCAATAGGGGAGTCAATAAGCTAATCAATATCAGTGAAGAGTTTGGCAATGTTAAGATCTATTTAAATGTGGAGTGCAAAAACTACTGCCCTATCAATATAATATACCTTTTTCTTAGCAAACAGTTTTCCTAGGCAGTACTGATGAATTCGAACTGAACAACCCTCTTTCTGGCATAACACTGCCTGTCAGACATAATACACCACCAAATTGTCACATACGACAGCATCAGCAAACTATTGGCAAGTTGCACTAGTAATAATTATCCTGGAATTAAAATGGTtaagaaggaagaaagaagcATACGAGCAAAGCTGTAACTTGAATTATTTAATTTCGAGCAGTCAAAAATCACAAATTATGAATTGAACAATTGTGAGACAAAGCAAGAGACAACCTTCACACCAGCTTCATTGCACACTTCGCATGAAGGAACATCATTATTGCGAAACCAACTTCGCAGATCAAGGAAGGATCTGACACCAAGTCCAACATGACCCTCAGCAGTGAAGGAAAGCCATTTATCCCGTACAAATTCATCAAGAGTTTTTTCCTTCTGGGACATTGAAAAGTTCTTCAATGCAGTAGGGATAGGAACTGGACCTCCTTGTGATTGTGATGATGTACCACTGTTAACCTAAAGAAAGACCACCAGAGTTATCAAGCATGCATGTACAAGATTAATAACCTTTGTGTATTAAATAGTGCATCCCTTTGATTTTACTCTGATTCCTTAGTCTCAAATTCAGGTTTATTTTTGGCCTTTCTTTAGTTCTGCAGCCTCATTAATCCTAGAGAGTGGCACATTATATTAATCTTAGTTCGGATAAACAATACCTTTTACATTATATTTGGGTTACAAGTCTACTAGTCCTCAATCAAAGAGACAGTTGTTGGGTTGTGTGCTGCCTTTTGGTCTCATACGTTATATACATGTCAGACACCATATTATACCTAATCATTCAGGTTAACTTGATCAGAGTAATTAGCTAAGGAGGCCAAATCaacccctttttttctttcggaATGAGGGAGACCACATCTGACACCCCTACACGTTCGTAGTTGAGCAGAAGGTGGATATATACCTAGAGTTCTAGCGTTCAGTTTCTATCAAGAGCTTTTTATAAATATCTAAACTACCAATAATCCATTTTGAGAACTTCCTTATTGGATAAGTCCCTGCTCAACTAACTACAGTCATCTTAAATGTACTTCTcctattttgtgtttgtaaagcTGGAAAACAGGCAGCCAGGCAGGCAAATAATTTCCTATCTATTTCATCCTCACTTTTTTGAAAAAAACAAGACCTGCTTTATCAACTTAAACTTTTATACAAAAG
It encodes:
- the LOC112201885 gene encoding uncharacterized protein LOC112201885, whose product is MTELNAKHHTLIQALLSRGPLKEGQFHRMFSELTGENPGVRRKAFDDYLLRINKALSYVQFELRGCRNQYDGQVYYGVVNNVSDEESKLGTTYSVAQIAFYKAIIEAIVQEAAQGTISSSDALNLRLENQVNSGTSSQSQGGPVPIPTALKNFSMSQKEKTLDEFVRDKWLSFTAEGHVGLGVRSFLDLRSWFRNNDVPSCEVCNEAGVKAVLCQKEGCSVRIHQYCLGKLFAKKKGERVCPSCGTQWQYTGPKAEAVEDDEPDCATQSQPPVEPKRKKLRTSRIGDGDIVESSSSQSSLPARNLRRSTRSSTRL